The following coding sequences are from one Pseudonocardia sp. HH130630-07 window:
- a CDS encoding IS630 family transposase, whose amino-acid sequence MARQPEVFVRGLTPDEAQRLVRITRTARDRVRLRRAGIVLASVQGRTATEAAMMFAAKPQYAREVIHAFNQQGFAALDPKWSGGRPRRFGPHVRELICRVARTPPQQVGLPFTTWSLAKLVEHLAAAHRVVISVETVRQVLRDAGVRWQATKTWKASRDPRFVEKMNRILDLYDRAADGRLEPGARVICVDEFGPLNLLPRPGRGWFPIRRPARLRATYSRHSGVRHMFAGLDLASGQLFYRLRDRKRGREFLDFLRQLRRRFPTGGLHVVCDNFSPHLRTDVAHWCHDHDVELVLTPTNASWLNWIESEFTALRYFTLDGSDYPSHTAQEAAIAGYIRWANRHARPKKHFAPESKIRRPDYLPNIA is encoded by the coding sequence GTGGCGCGACAGCCGGAGGTGTTCGTCCGGGGACTGACCCCGGACGAGGCCCAGCGATTGGTCAGGATCACGCGCACGGCGCGGGACCGGGTCCGGTTGCGGCGGGCGGGGATCGTGCTGGCCTCGGTGCAGGGCCGGACCGCGACCGAGGCCGCGATGATGTTCGCGGCGAAGCCGCAGTACGCGCGGGAGGTGATCCACGCGTTCAACCAGCAGGGCTTCGCCGCTTTGGACCCAAAATGGAGCGGGGGCCGACCCCGTAGGTTCGGTCCCCACGTCCGTGAGCTGATCTGCCGGGTCGCTCGCACCCCGCCCCAGCAGGTCGGGTTGCCGTTCACCACCTGGAGCCTGGCCAAGCTGGTCGAACACCTCGCCGCCGCACACCGGGTCGTGATCAGCGTCGAGACCGTCCGCCAGGTCCTGCGTGACGCCGGGGTCCGCTGGCAGGCCACGAAGACCTGGAAGGCCAGCCGGGACCCGCGGTTCGTGGAGAAGATGAACCGGATCCTCGACCTCTACGACCGCGCCGCCGACGGTCGCCTCGAACCGGGTGCGCGGGTGATCTGTGTCGATGAGTTCGGGCCGCTGAACCTGCTGCCCCGCCCCGGTCGGGGCTGGTTCCCGATCCGGCGCCCGGCCCGGCTACGGGCCACCTATAGCCGTCACAGCGGGGTCCGGCACATGTTCGCCGGTCTGGACCTGGCCTCCGGGCAGCTGTTCTACCGGCTCCGTGACCGCAAACGCGGCCGCGAGTTCCTCGACTTCCTCCGCCAGCTGCGCCGCCGTTTCCCCACCGGCGGTCTGCACGTGGTCTGCGACAACTTCTCCCCGCACCTGCGCACCGATGTCGCGCACTGGTGCCACGACCACGACGTCGAGCTGGTGCTCACCCCCACGAACGCGTCCTGGCTGAACTGGATCGAGTCGGAGTTCACCGCGCTGCGCTACTTCACCCTCGACGGCAGCGACTACCCCTCCCACACCGCCCAGGAAGCCGCGATCGCCGGCTACATCCGCTGGGCCAACCGCCACGCCCGACCCAAGAAACACTTCGCGCCCGAGTCCAAGATCCGCAGGCCGGATTACCTACCCAACATTGCCTGA
- the eccB gene encoding type VII secretion protein EccB, with product MQSRRDQVQAYFFVVGRMIAAVTHGRPDALVQPNRRSSTGVVIGMLIAALICGIFFIYGLFVPGGNTAWRTPGTVIAAEETGARYLLLDGQLRPVLNYASARLAGAAPGPVTSVSVASLVGAPTGSPIGIPGAPDSIPAVKDLDVGPWSVCTLPAGRAGSSAPQLTVLVGRSGGRPLDDARGVLVASPDGTRHLLWQGRRYRIPSAETVQVLGYDAVTPVSVPAGWLDTVPAGRDLGVPPTEGAGTPGPIVGGRPTLVGQVLTVGSPALESEQLYLLRADGVSPISTSVAALLLADPASAPAYPGGPPEPVPIGQAALADLPVSRGTDLAAGLPESPPAAAAPSSDSVPCARNTPGPAGVTTTIELRDRSEVDAGSAVVAARAPGVAADRVSFPTGGGVLVRDQGAEAAGTFLVTETGTRFPIADDAALTGLGYQGAPVTALPGSMLDLLPMGPVLSTTAARAEAGA from the coding sequence ATGCAGTCACGCAGGGACCAGGTCCAGGCCTACTTCTTCGTCGTCGGCAGGATGATCGCGGCCGTCACTCACGGGCGGCCAGACGCGCTGGTGCAGCCGAACCGGCGCAGCAGCACCGGCGTCGTCATCGGGATGCTGATCGCAGCACTGATCTGCGGCATCTTCTTCATCTACGGGCTGTTCGTGCCGGGCGGGAACACCGCGTGGCGCACCCCCGGCACGGTGATCGCGGCCGAGGAGACCGGTGCCCGCTACCTGTTACTGGACGGGCAGCTCCGTCCGGTGCTCAACTACGCCTCGGCACGGCTGGCCGGCGCCGCACCCGGGCCGGTCACCTCGGTCTCGGTCGCCTCGCTCGTCGGCGCCCCGACCGGGAGCCCGATCGGCATCCCGGGCGCCCCCGACTCCATCCCCGCCGTCAAGGATCTCGACGTCGGCCCGTGGTCGGTCTGTACGTTGCCGGCAGGCCGGGCGGGTTCCAGCGCCCCCCAGCTGACCGTACTGGTCGGTCGATCGGGTGGCCGTCCGCTGGACGACGCCCGCGGTGTCCTGGTCGCGAGCCCGGACGGGACGCGGCACCTGCTCTGGCAGGGCAGGCGGTACCGGATCCCGTCGGCCGAGACCGTCCAGGTACTGGGCTACGACGCCGTCACCCCGGTGTCCGTTCCTGCCGGGTGGCTCGACACCGTGCCGGCCGGCCGGGATCTCGGGGTGCCGCCGACCGAGGGCGCGGGTACCCCGGGCCCGATCGTGGGAGGCCGCCCGACGCTCGTCGGGCAGGTGCTCACCGTCGGAAGTCCGGCGCTGGAGTCCGAGCAGCTCTACCTGTTGCGCGCCGACGGGGTGAGCCCGATCTCGACCAGTGTGGCGGCGTTGCTGCTCGCCGACCCGGCCTCGGCTCCCGCTTACCCGGGCGGCCCTCCGGAGCCCGTCCCGATCGGACAGGCCGCGCTCGCCGACCTCCCGGTGTCCCGCGGAACCGACCTGGCCGCCGGCCTCCCGGAAAGTCCGCCGGCTGCGGCGGCGCCATCATCGGACTCGGTGCCGTGCGCCCGGAACACCCCCGGCCCCGCCGGTGTGACCACCACGATCGAGCTGCGCGACCGGAGCGAGGTCGACGCGGGATCGGCGGTCGTCGCGGCGCGCGCGCCCGGCGTCGCGGCCGACCGGGTGTCGTTCCCGACCGGCGGCGGGGTGCTGGTACGCGATCAGGGGGCGGAGGCGGCGGGGACCTTCCTGGTCACCGAGACCGGAACGAGATTCCCGATCGCCGACGATGCGGCGTTGACCGGGCTGGGCTATCAGGGGGCGCCGGTCACGGCGCTGCCCGGATCAATGCTGGACCTGCTCCCCATGGGGCCGGTGCTGAGCACGACCGCGGCACGCGCGGAAGCGGGTGCCTGA